In Scophthalmus maximus strain ysfricsl-2021 chromosome 21, ASM2237912v1, whole genome shotgun sequence, one genomic interval encodes:
- the fen1 gene encoding flap endonuclease 1: MPEREQGSKHKVPQRADVYTTMGIHGLAKLIADQSPGAIKEQEIKNYFGRKIAIDASMCIYQFLIAVRQDGNVLQNEDGETTSHLMGMFYRTIRMLEHGIKPVYVFDGKPPQLKSAELEKRGERRAEAEKMLAQAQEMGEQENIDKFSKRLVKVTKHHNDECKKLLTLMGVPYIEAPCEAEASCAALVKAGKVFATATEDMDGLTFGTNVLLRHLTSSEAKKLPIQEFNFSRILEDIGLTNEQFIDLCILMGCDYCGTIKGIGPKRAIDLIKQHGSIEEILENIDQSKHPAPEDWLYKEARGLFLKPDVVDCSSVDLKWIEPDEEALVQFMCNEKQFSEDRIRNGFKKIVKSRQGSTQGRLDSFFSVTGSLSSKRKEPEVKGSAKKKQKTGATPGKFKKGR; the protein is encoded by the exons atgccagagagagagcaagggagCAAACACAAAGTGCCACAGCGAGCTG ACGTATATACCACAATGGGAATACACGGGCTTGCCAAGCTGATTGCTGACCAGTCCCCGGGCGCCATCAAAGAACAAGAGATCAAGAACTACTTTG gaagaaaaattGCCATCGATGCCTCCATGTGCATCTACCAGTTCCTAATTGCCGTGCGACAGGACGGAAACGTTCTGCAGAATGAAGATGGAGAGACGACAAG CCACCTGATGGGAATGTTCTACCGGACGATCCGCATGCTGGAGCACGGCATCAAACCCGTGTACGTGTTCGATGGCAAGCCGCCGCAGCTCAAGTCCGCAGAG ctggagaagagaggggagaggagggcagaaGCTGAAAAGATGCTTGCTCAAGCTCAGGAAATGG GGGAACAAGAGAATATTGACAAATTCTCCAAACGTCTGGTGAAGGTCACCAAACATCATAACGACGAGTGCAAGAAGCTGCTGACCCTGATGGGAGTGCCTTACATCGAG GCTCCGTGTGAGGCAGAGGCCAGCTGTGCCGCTCTGGTGAAAGCGGGGAAGGTGTTCGCCACGGCAACAGAGGACATGGACGGGCTGACGTTTGGTACAAATGTCCTGCTCAGACACCTCACCTCCAGTGAAGCAAA GAAACTTCCCATCCAAGAATTCAACTTCAGTCGTATCCTGGAAGACATCGGCCTGACCAATGAACAG TTCATAGACCTGTGTATCCTAATGGGCTGTGACTACTGTGGCACTATCAAGGGGATCGGCCCCAAGAGGGCCATCGACCTGATCAAACAGCACGGGAGCATCGAGGAGATCCTGGAGAACATCGACCAAAGC AAGCACCCAGCTCCAGAGGACTGGCTCTACAAAGAGGCCAGGGGATTGTTTTTAAAGCCGGACGTGGTGGATTGTTCCTCAGTGGATCTGAAGTGGATCGAGCCAGACGAGGAGGCACTGGTCCAGTTCATGTGTAATGAGAAACAGTTCAG tgagGACAGGATTCGTAATGGCTTTAAAAAGATTGTAAAGAGTCGCCAGGGAAGCACGCAAGGACGACTGGACTCTTTCTTCTCCGTCACTGGATCTCTGTCCTCCAAACGGAAG GAACCTGAGGTAAAAGGATCGgcaaagaagaagcagaagactGGAGCCACACCGGGCAAATTTAAGAAAGGCAGATAG
- the pck2 gene encoding phosphoenolpyruvate carboxykinase [GTP], mitochondrial, translated as MSCLLLGVLRRQGGVGTAVRARSLASISSLPPAVAEFVKGAVEECKPTGVHVVTGTPEETANILAGLERDGMVKKLPKYDNCWLARTDPKDVARVESKTVIVTKSQRDTIPIPADGAKSQLGSWMSESDWQRAREERFPGCMAGRTMYVIPFSMGPVGSTLSKYGVQVTDSPYVVASMGIMTRMGSPVLNKLAEGEEFVRCQHSLGRPLPLRTPLVNSWPCNPEKVLISHLPDTRQILSFGSGYGGNSLLGKKCFALRIASRIAKDEGWLAEHMLILGITNPQGVKRYVAAAFPSACGKTNLAMMKPALPGWKVECVGDDIAWMKFDSQGKLRAINPENGFFGVAPGTSDKTNPYAMATIAKNTVFTNVGETSDGGVWWEGLDPPAAGVTLTDWHGKTWKQGSSTPCAHPNSRFCAPAAQCPIVDPQWESEEGVPIDAIIFGGRRPEGVPLVYESFNWQHGVFVGASMRSEATAAAEHQGKVIMHDPFAMRPFFGYNFGDYLAHWLSMESRKAPTHLPKIFHVNWFRKNPSTGAFLWPGFGENARVLEWIFKRCSREREDEAAKKSIIGWLPQDGTINTEGLGGKVDMGALFDVPRAFWQKETKELRAYFTQQVGADLPVQMGAELKALEDRVHK; from the exons aTGTCGTGTCTTCTGCTGGGAGTCCTGCGGAG acaggGTGGTGTTGGCACGGCAGTCAGGGCTCGGTCCCTGGCCTCAATCTCTTCACTGCCCCCGGCGGTAGCTGAGTTTGTGAAAGGAGCGGTGGAGGAGTGCAAGCCCACCGGGGTACATGTGGTCACAGGGACGCCAGAGGAAACGGCCAACATCCTTGCAGGTCTGGAGAGGGATGGGATGGTCAAGAAGCTTCCCAAATATGACAACTG TTGGTTGGCACGAACGGACCCGAAGGACGTGGCTCGGGTGGAGAGCAAGACTGTGATTGTGACCAAGAGCCAAAGGGACACCATCCCCATCCCTGCTGACGGGGCGAAGAGCCAGCTTGGCAGCTGGATGAGTGAGTCGGACTGGCAGAGAGCCAGGGAGGAGCGTTTCCCTGGCTGCATGGCAG GTCGGACCATGTATGTGATTCCCTTCAGCATGGGCCCTGTAGGCTCCACTCTGAGTAAATATGGTGTCCAG GTGACGGACTCTCCGTACGTTGTGGCCAGTATGGGGATCATGACGCGTATGGGGTCGCCTGTCCTGAACAAACTGGCTGAAGGAGAGGAGTTTGTCCGCTGCCAGCACTCTTTGGGACGACCTTTACCACTCAGAA ctcctctggtCAACTCCTGGCCCTGTAACCCAGAAAAGGTGCTGATATCTCACCTGCCGGACACCAGGCAGATTCTGTCCTTTGGCAGTGGCTATGGAGGAAACTCTCTGCTGGGGAAGAAGTGCTTTGCCCTCCGCATCGCCTCGCGCATTGCCAAGGACGAGGGCTGGCTGGCAGAGCACATGCTG ATCCTGGGCATCACCAACCCCCAGGGAGTGAAGCGTTACGTGGCAGCGGCCTTCCCCAGTGCCTGTGGTAAAACCAACTTGGCCATGATGAAACCAGCGCTGCCCGGCTGGAAGGTTGAGTGTGTTGGAGACGACATTGCGTGGATGAAGTTCGACAGCCAAG GTAAACTGAGGGCCATCAACCCGGAGAACGGTTTCTTCGGTGTGGCTCCGGGCACCTCAGACAAGACCAACCCCTACGCCATGGCAACCATCGCCAAAAACACTGTGTTCACCAACGTTGGCGAGACCAGTGACGGAGGGGTGTGGTGGGAAGGACTGGACCCCCCCGCCGCCGGCGTCACACTTACAGACTGGCATGGCAAGACCTGGAAGCAAG GAAGCTCGACTCCGTGTGCCCACCCCAACTCCCGCTTCTGTGCCCCGGCGGCTCAGTGTCCCATCGTTGACCCCCAGTgggagagcgaggagggggTTCCCATCGACGCCATTATCTTCGGAGGCAGGAGGCCAGAAG GAGTCCCTCTGGTCTACGAGTCGTTCAACTGGCAACACGGAGTCTTTGTTGGAGCCTCAATGAGGTCTGAGGCCACGGCAGCTGCTGAGCATCAAG GCAAGGTGATCATGCACGACCCTTTCGCCATGCGGCCATTCTTCGGCTACAACTTTGGCGACTACCTCGCCCATTGGCTGAGCATGGAGAGCCGGAAGGCCCCCACCCACCTGCCCAAGATCTTCCACGTCAACTGGTTCAGGAAGAACCCGAGCACCGGTGCCTTCCTCTGGCCTGGCTTCGGCGAAAATGCCCGCGTGCTGGAATGGATCTTCAAGCGCTGCAGCcgggagagggaggacgaggcgGCCAAGAAGAGCATCATCGGCTGGCTGCCACAAGACGGCACCATCAACACCGAGGGCCTGGGCGGCAAGGTGGACATGGGCGCCTTGTTCGATGTGCCCAGGGCGTTCTGGCAGAAGGAGACCAAAGAGTTGAGAGCCTACTTCACTCAGCAGGTTGGAGCTGATCTGCCAGTTCAGATGGGGGCGGAGCTGAAGGCTCTGGAGGACCGGGTGCACAAGTAA
- the LOC118291080 gene encoding uncharacterized protein LOC118291080 isoform X2, producing MPGSPSSPPPHHSSSHLLAPSPISSDVDKSLLSSPRPLPESTKYDPSCSDMEKPPDQVQPPPASLSALVFPPCPFSPEIQNITHSQSPTLPSPAVFIPLSTTSSPMQDASTIRGSEDIQTEDKDAPSSNLSTLPHDSKGVACPPFSSVSPSPSPNLDCPFSASIVMSSSKSDSSSGSPGNTQSKWTEGILHENSLSASGIISSPHPSSNNLPPSAYLDLNCLSFFSESFSQSPENKSKESVFSDSVGKGLFQEPNKTQKEQDEAPSFLSFQLDKDNPSAPSPPALDSFEFEDAHHTLSCLSRETFIPFCLSAESSLPHPDLDRIDPAAGRISELREQSISQQGQSCSHNDIADLTTSSTVQEVIHAKMHIEDSLKRNRKGEGERHTDSVQTQDSVVCISDTESSAGLLDCSRLASVELCHQTEIDPHVLLCSQREEFLAVTKQEELRRVCQMEINGTQSESPRSYFILNELSETQSGASMEAEDLTKNESLDLVFETSVDGMEGENGDVDAFFEQLATEGQVYWAEPIQVLSPTHDGSPGNSWLPLDSATLDSISTTGNALPLSLSSSATVGSDQNSRNTTASPDTPSSTTLAPFLSPPETPNLRLPRRSVSVQISSSLSSHIVHRKDVPYVADSKRTLVPSVFSLDTSDPFRAVQAWTDMQIQRNMEKLSCTVPNEVGATEMTQKSPLIFASSPSFPLLSNDCQLHDCFPGMVGKTASVSVDTGLGPDKEEEVYRNGTRDKENLWEGNPSVTMACCCSCDHQCSCCRSYNRQHTLGNVPLSLGDLEEMMLCLQHFRLVHSNIEEQLSEDHVSLHRALSDQDRENIRDLEVLRRAVKQEAAELEVHLNHLVHYYDDSLKM from the exons ATGCCAggctctccctcctctcctcccccacatcACTCCTCGTCCCACCTCCTGGCTCCATCTCCGATCTCCTCTGATGTTGAcaaatctctcctctcctctccccgtcctTTACCAGAGTCTACAAAATATGACCCGTCATGTTCAGATATGGAGAAACCACCGGACCAGGTTCAGCCTCCACCTGCTTCATTGTCCGCATTAGTGTTTCCTCCTTGTCCTTTCTCACCCGAGATTCAGAACATAACTCACTCCCAATCTCCAACTCTCCCCTCTCCTGCCGtgttcatccctctctccactaCCTCTTCCCCCATGCAAGATGCCTCAACGATAAGAGGATCAGAGGACATTCAAACTGAAGACAAGGATGCCCCAAGCTCCaacctctctactcttcctcaTGACTCTAAAGGCGTAGCATGCCCTCCTTTTTCGagtgtctctccatctccctctccaaATTTGGATTGTCCATTTTCTGCCTCGATTGTTATGTCATCTTCAAagtctgactcctcctctggGAGTCCAGGGAACACACAGTCAAAATGGACTGAGGGGATTTTGCATGaaaactctctctctgcatctggTATTATATCATCTCCACATCCCTCTTCAAACAATTTACCTCCCTCTGCCTATCTGGATTTGAattgtctgtcatttttttccgaGTCCTTCTCACAGAGtccagaaaacaaatcaaaagagTCTGTTTTCTCAGACTCAGTTGGAAAAGGCCTCTTTCAAGAGcctaacaaaacacaaaaggaacagGATGAAGCTCCCTCTTTTCTGTCCTTTCAGTTGGACAAAGATAATCCCTCAGCTCCATCCCCTCCTGCTCTGGACTCCTTTGAGTTTGAGGATGCTCACCACACACTGTCCTGCCTATCCCGTGAGACTTTCATTCcattttgtctgtctgctgagTCCTCACTTCCACATCCAGATCTAGATCGGATAGATCCAGCTGCTGGAAGAATTTCAGAGCTGAGAGAGCAGTCCATTTCCCAACAGGGGCAATCATGTTCTCATAATGATATAGCAGACCTTACAACGTCCTCTACTGTCCAAGAAGTTATTCATGCTAAAATGCATATAGAGGATAGCCTTAAGCGGAACAGAaaaggagagggtgagagacaTACTGACAGTGTGCAGACTCAAGATTCTGTTGTTTGTATCTCAGATACAGAAAGTTCTGCCGGTCTGTTAGACTGTTCTAGATTAGCCTCTGTGGAATTATGTCACCAAACAGAAATTGATCCACACGTCCTCCTCTGTAGTCAGCGTGAAGAGTTTTTAGCTGTAACCAAACAGGAAGAGTTAAGAAGAGTCTGTCAAATGGAAATCAATGGCACACAAAGTGAATCACCCAgaagttatttcattttaaatgaactcTCAGAGACACAAAGCGGAGCTTCCATGGAAGCAGAGGATCTAACCAAAAATGAGAGCCTTGATCTAGTATTTGAGACCTCAGTGGATGGCATGGAGGGTGAGAATGGAGATGTGGATGCCTTTTTTGAACAGCTTGCTACTGAAGGACAGGTCTACTGGGCAGAACCCATCCAGGTTTTAAGTCCAACCCATGATGGATCTCCTGGGAATTCTTGGTTGCCTCTAGACTCAGCTACCCTGGATTCAATTTCAACCACAGGCAATGCTTTGCCTTTATCTTTGTCATCTTCAGCAACAGTGGGTTCTGACCAGAACTCAAGAAATACAACTGCCTCCCCAGATACACCCTCCTCCACGACTTTAGCTCCATTCCTATCCCCGCCCGAAACACCAAACCTCAGGCTACCAAGGCGCTCCGTTTCTGTTCAAATATCTTCATCTCTGTCTTCTCACATTGTCCACAGGAAGGATGTTCCTTATGTGGCTGACTCAAAGCGCACTCTTGTACCtagtgttttctctttggaCACCTCCGATCCCTTTCGTGCTGTCCAGGCATGGACAGACATGCAGATTCAGCGAAACATGGAGAAGTTATCTTGCACTGTCCCAAATGAAGTGGGTGCCacagaaatgacacaaaaatcTCCACTGATCTTCGCTTCGTCGCCATCTTTTCCTCTACTGTCTAATGACTGTCAGTTGCATGACTGTTTCCCTGGGATGGTTGGAAAGACTGCGTCAGTCTCTGTGGACACAGGACTTGGGCctgataaggaggaggaggtgtacAGGAATGGGACTAGAGATAAGGAGAACCTTTGGGAAGGCAATCCATCAGTCACCatggcctgctgctgctcctgtgaCCATCAGTGTTCCTGCTGCAGGAGTTACAACAGACAGCACACACTGGGAAACGTCCCT TTGTCTTTGGGTGATTTGGAGGAGATGATGCTGTGTCTGCAGCACTTCCGCCTCGTGCACAGCAACATAGAGGAGCAGCTCTCTGAAGACCATGTTTCACTTCACCGTGCTCTCTCTGACCAGGACAG GGAGAACATTAGGGACCTAGAGGTGTTGAGGCGAGCAGTGAAACAGGAGGCTGCAGAGCTGGAGGTGCATTTGAATCATCTGGTCCATTACTATGACGACAGCTTGAAAATG TAG
- the LOC118291080 gene encoding uncharacterized protein LOC118291080 isoform X1: MPGSPSSPPPHHSSSHLLAPSPISSDVDKSLLSSPRPLPESTKYDPSCSDMEKPPDQVQPPPASLSALVFPPCPFSPEIQNITHSQSPTLPSPAVFIPLSTTSSPMQDASTIRGSEDIQTEDKDAPSSNLSTLPHDSKGVACPPFSSVSPSPSPNLDCPFSASIVMSSSKSDSSSGSPGNTQSKWTEGILHENSLSASGIISSPHPSSNNLPPSAYLDLNCLSFFSESFSQSPENKSKESVFSDSVGKGLFQEPNKTQKEQDEAPSFLSFQLDKDNPSAPSPPALDSFEFEDAHHTLSCLSRETFIPFCLSAESSLPHPDLDRIDPAAGRISELREQSISQQGQSCSHNDIADLTTSSTVQEVIHAKMHIEDSLKRNRKGEGERHTDSVQTQDSVVCISDTESSAGLLDCSRLASVELCHQTEIDPHVLLCSQREEFLAVTKQEELRRVCQMEINGTQSESPRSYFILNELSETQSGASMEAEDLTKNESLDLVFETSVDGMEGENGDVDAFFEQLATEGQVYWAEPIQVLSPTHDGSPGNSWLPLDSATLDSISTTGNALPLSLSSSATVGSDQNSRNTTASPDTPSSTTLAPFLSPPETPNLRLPRRSVSVQISSSLSSHIVHRKDVPYVADSKRTLVPSVFSLDTSDPFRAVQAWTDMQIQRNMEKLSCTVPNEVGATEMTQKSPLIFASSPSFPLLSNDCQLHDCFPGMVGKTASVSVDTGLGPDKEEEVYRNGTRDKENLWEGNPSVTMACCCSCDHQCSCCRSYNRQHTLGNVPLSLGDLEEMMLCLQHFRLVHSNIEEQLSEDHVSLHRALSDQDRENIRDLEVLRRAVKQEAAELEVHLNHLVHYYDDSLKMKMHRLLDEQSLLCSQLRVFEPGAVSTPSSPAPSRTVATQCRLRPRFAPAE; the protein is encoded by the exons ATGCCAggctctccctcctctcctcccccacatcACTCCTCGTCCCACCTCCTGGCTCCATCTCCGATCTCCTCTGATGTTGAcaaatctctcctctcctctccccgtcctTTACCAGAGTCTACAAAATATGACCCGTCATGTTCAGATATGGAGAAACCACCGGACCAGGTTCAGCCTCCACCTGCTTCATTGTCCGCATTAGTGTTTCCTCCTTGTCCTTTCTCACCCGAGATTCAGAACATAACTCACTCCCAATCTCCAACTCTCCCCTCTCCTGCCGtgttcatccctctctccactaCCTCTTCCCCCATGCAAGATGCCTCAACGATAAGAGGATCAGAGGACATTCAAACTGAAGACAAGGATGCCCCAAGCTCCaacctctctactcttcctcaTGACTCTAAAGGCGTAGCATGCCCTCCTTTTTCGagtgtctctccatctccctctccaaATTTGGATTGTCCATTTTCTGCCTCGATTGTTATGTCATCTTCAAagtctgactcctcctctggGAGTCCAGGGAACACACAGTCAAAATGGACTGAGGGGATTTTGCATGaaaactctctctctgcatctggTATTATATCATCTCCACATCCCTCTTCAAACAATTTACCTCCCTCTGCCTATCTGGATTTGAattgtctgtcatttttttccgaGTCCTTCTCACAGAGtccagaaaacaaatcaaaagagTCTGTTTTCTCAGACTCAGTTGGAAAAGGCCTCTTTCAAGAGcctaacaaaacacaaaaggaacagGATGAAGCTCCCTCTTTTCTGTCCTTTCAGTTGGACAAAGATAATCCCTCAGCTCCATCCCCTCCTGCTCTGGACTCCTTTGAGTTTGAGGATGCTCACCACACACTGTCCTGCCTATCCCGTGAGACTTTCATTCcattttgtctgtctgctgagTCCTCACTTCCACATCCAGATCTAGATCGGATAGATCCAGCTGCTGGAAGAATTTCAGAGCTGAGAGAGCAGTCCATTTCCCAACAGGGGCAATCATGTTCTCATAATGATATAGCAGACCTTACAACGTCCTCTACTGTCCAAGAAGTTATTCATGCTAAAATGCATATAGAGGATAGCCTTAAGCGGAACAGAaaaggagagggtgagagacaTACTGACAGTGTGCAGACTCAAGATTCTGTTGTTTGTATCTCAGATACAGAAAGTTCTGCCGGTCTGTTAGACTGTTCTAGATTAGCCTCTGTGGAATTATGTCACCAAACAGAAATTGATCCACACGTCCTCCTCTGTAGTCAGCGTGAAGAGTTTTTAGCTGTAACCAAACAGGAAGAGTTAAGAAGAGTCTGTCAAATGGAAATCAATGGCACACAAAGTGAATCACCCAgaagttatttcattttaaatgaactcTCAGAGACACAAAGCGGAGCTTCCATGGAAGCAGAGGATCTAACCAAAAATGAGAGCCTTGATCTAGTATTTGAGACCTCAGTGGATGGCATGGAGGGTGAGAATGGAGATGTGGATGCCTTTTTTGAACAGCTTGCTACTGAAGGACAGGTCTACTGGGCAGAACCCATCCAGGTTTTAAGTCCAACCCATGATGGATCTCCTGGGAATTCTTGGTTGCCTCTAGACTCAGCTACCCTGGATTCAATTTCAACCACAGGCAATGCTTTGCCTTTATCTTTGTCATCTTCAGCAACAGTGGGTTCTGACCAGAACTCAAGAAATACAACTGCCTCCCCAGATACACCCTCCTCCACGACTTTAGCTCCATTCCTATCCCCGCCCGAAACACCAAACCTCAGGCTACCAAGGCGCTCCGTTTCTGTTCAAATATCTTCATCTCTGTCTTCTCACATTGTCCACAGGAAGGATGTTCCTTATGTGGCTGACTCAAAGCGCACTCTTGTACCtagtgttttctctttggaCACCTCCGATCCCTTTCGTGCTGTCCAGGCATGGACAGACATGCAGATTCAGCGAAACATGGAGAAGTTATCTTGCACTGTCCCAAATGAAGTGGGTGCCacagaaatgacacaaaaatcTCCACTGATCTTCGCTTCGTCGCCATCTTTTCCTCTACTGTCTAATGACTGTCAGTTGCATGACTGTTTCCCTGGGATGGTTGGAAAGACTGCGTCAGTCTCTGTGGACACAGGACTTGGGCctgataaggaggaggaggtgtacAGGAATGGGACTAGAGATAAGGAGAACCTTTGGGAAGGCAATCCATCAGTCACCatggcctgctgctgctcctgtgaCCATCAGTGTTCCTGCTGCAGGAGTTACAACAGACAGCACACACTGGGAAACGTCCCT TTGTCTTTGGGTGATTTGGAGGAGATGATGCTGTGTCTGCAGCACTTCCGCCTCGTGCACAGCAACATAGAGGAGCAGCTCTCTGAAGACCATGTTTCACTTCACCGTGCTCTCTCTGACCAGGACAG GGAGAACATTAGGGACCTAGAGGTGTTGAGGCGAGCAGTGAAACAGGAGGCTGCAGAGCTGGAGGTGCATTTGAATCATCTGGTCCATTACTATGACGACAGCTTGAAAATG AAGATGCACAGACTGCTGGACGAGCAGTCTCTGCTGTGCTCTCAGCTCAGAGTCTTTGAACCCGGAGCGGTGTCCACACCATCGAGCCCCGCCCCCAGCAGGACAGTAGCCACTCAGTGCAGATTGCGGCCCCGGTTCGCCCCAGCTGAGTGA
- the itprid1 gene encoding protein ITPRID1, translating into MLDRVMTGSRNVMDVLNLWNEDPEELLLDLGFGCDEPDLSGRIPARFINYQSQARGINLQVFLEAQENRLDLENPDVSHRFRQLEVLQQVTTTLRSLVVSSSSTSVRARVGKTLPPEARERRRRIGILFRRALKKSHSQIHGHKTQDLTTSQCSAPESLQTQPSLGDHKLPLQRVKPELLECLSPLAEDRGAGPNPQLQPHSQERLLSPGPLREGPSLTANTYLQREMSPGLASDSIGMEKASQKQY; encoded by the exons ATGTTGGACAGGGTTATGACCGGGAGCAGAAA TGTGATGGATGTGCTCAACCTGTGGAATGAAGACCCAGAGGAGCTTCTCTTGGACCTGGGCTTCGGCTGTGACGAACCGGACCTGTCAGGACGCATTCCAGCTCGTTTCATCAACTATCAATCTCAGGCAAGAGGAATAAACCTCCAGGTGTTTTTGGAGGCCCAGGAGAACCGACTAGACCTTGAGAACCCAGATGTCAGCC ATCGTTTTAGACAACTCGAGGTTCTCCAGCAGGTAACTACAACACTCCGCTCCTTGGtggtgtcttcctcctccacctctgtcagAGCGCGGGTGGGAAAAACCCTGCCCCCCGAGGcccgggagaggaggaggcgcatTGGTATTCTGTTCAGACGGGCATTAAAAAAGTCACACAGCCAAATCCACGGCCACAAAACCCAGGACCTTACCACTTCTCAATGTTCTGCACCGGAGTCGCTGCAAACTCAACCCAGCCTTGGAGACCACAAACTCCCCTTACAAAGAGTCAAACCTGAACTTTTGGAGTGTCTGAGTCCTCTGGCGGAGGATCGGGGAGCTGGTCCAAACCCTCAACTACAGCCTCACAGCCAGGAGAGATTACTCAGTCCTGGGCCACTGAGGGAAGGTCCCTCCCTTACAGCCAACACTTATTTACAGAGGGAGATGAGTCCAGGGCTGGCAAGTGATTCGATTGGAATGGAAAAGGCAAGTCAAAAGCAATACTAA
- the ppp1r17 gene encoding protein phosphatase 1, regulatory subunit 17-like, with product MTTSCMRSTLEAEHRLMTQESKHYQEGPESSVVDGDPVMKGDEDKEEVLCAENQKEQQQKKPRRKDTPVLNSPPHIPGARLRKLEAQMVHLEDAEKDATN from the exons ATGACGACAAGCTGTATGAGGTCAACCTTGGAAGCTGAACATCGACTGATGACACAAGAGAGCAAACACT ACCAGGAGGGCCCGGAGAGCTCGGTGGTGGACGGGGATCCGGTGATGAAGGGTGACGAAGACAAGGAAGAGGTTCTCTGTGCGGAGAAtcagaaggagcagcagcagaagaaaccTCGCAGGAAAGACACACCTGTCCTCAACTCCCCTCCGCATATACCAG gAGCAAGACTGCGTAAGTTGGAGGCGCAGATGGTCCACTTGGAGGATGCGGAAAAGGATGCGACgaattaa